The following DNA comes from Camarhynchus parvulus chromosome 7, STF_HiC, whole genome shotgun sequence.
GCCGGTCGATGTCGCTCCTGTGCCGGGGTCTGAGGGCAGCGGAGCCGAGAGGGATGCGCAGGATCCCCGCTGTCCGCGGGGGAAGGCAGCGGGGGcgcggggcaggggcagcctcGGGGCCGATGCCGGGGCTCTCCGCGGCGGCCCTTGAGCTCCCCTTAGTGCCGGCAAGGAGCATTTGAgagcggcggctccgcggcggGGACGGGCCGGGTGCCGGGAGGCGCCCGCGGCTCAGCCCGCAGGTCCCGCCGCATCCCGCCGGGATGGGCCCGGCGCTTGTCCTTGCAGGGACACCTTTATTTACCCAAATTGCATCAATCGCGTGGGATACAGGAAAGCCCAGTTCAATATTTTCTCCCTAATATCtacaggtgtgtgtgtataattttatttctttatctattcaagcatttatttatttatttatttatttatccatttatttatctatttttatttatatttaacacCAGCTGATAGCTTATTCAtgctttgctgtatttttttatttgtcataATTTCGCTTTACTGGGCCATCTAACATCTAAAGGCATGGAAAGCTTAGCTTTATACACCAGGTAAGTAAGGGGTATTGCTACTGGAGCCAGGTTAGGAAATACTGACAGAGAAGGCAAGGGACTTAGCTAAGGTCAAAAACAAGTGCTAAAGCAGGGTAGTATGGCACCTAGATCCCAGGCACTTATTTTTGCTCTTTAATGTGTGACCAGCATAGTTTCTGAACAATGTTTGTATTTGCATGCCAGAGAGATCATCTGAGGATTTCTGAGCATCTGCTGTCTTGGGTGTATGCACTTCTCTGGGGGTTTTAAGCTCAGGTTTACAACTGTAGCATGATGAAGATGGACTATCCAGTTCAGCTGCAGTAAGTGCAGGCTTCTGCACACTGATCCTATTCTCTTACTGCACTAAGCTAACGTGGACCATCCCGTCCCCTGTGGACTTAGAGGTCACACACGTGTGAGCTCCTGCAGATGAGCTGATGTCAGGtagctggaaaagctgtgaaCTGGCTTACATGCCCGAGCTTCAATTGTTTTGTGACAGCTGGGATGTTTCAGGTTACCTGTGGGTCTTGCAACTGTTATTGATTTGTGAAAAATTCAACTTTCTTTGTCAATATTTCTGTGACCTGGTAAAGAGGCACAGAAGCACAGCCTGATGGAATTGGGTTTGCATCATGAAGAGGAGCTCCATggaaagcagaggcagcagcagctcccaggacagACTCGATGTCCCATCAAGCACACTCCACCCCAACATCCTCGTTGTGGCTGCAGTTATTTTCACCCCAGCTGCGCTTGCTACAGTCCGTAATTGAAATTTCACTCCCTGTGCAACTCACATCATCAAGCCAAATTTGTCCGGTACCTTTGGAagattaaacaaacaaacaaacaaacaaacaaaaaactgttggatgggatgggagagagAGGAATATGCCTTTTTTCCTAAAGAGAGCCCTGTGGACAGTGGGTGTGTGTTGGGTTGTGTGGTTGTCTTGCTGGAAATCAAGCATTTGGGCACAGTTCAAACAGCACTTGACATGCAGCTCACCCCAAGAGAAACGAGGAGATctctggctgctggggcaggtggCCTTGCTGTGGTGCTTTCTGTGCGTGTGTAAGCCCCATGGCAGGCCTGGGGGGGTGTGTGGACTcacctgctggggctgtgaaGAAGGAGACGGCCCGGCTGAACCCCAGCATGCGGCAGACGACGCCGGCCTCGCGCGTGGACCAGCCGTCGTCACAGATGGTTCCCCAGGAGCCTCCGTGGAAGATTTCCACACggcccctcctgcctcctcccacGATTCGCACATAATTACCAGGCCCAGCTGagaattcaaagaaaataactCTATGGGTCATACAGGCATAAGGAAAAAGGCACTGACAGACAGAAGCAGTGACCACCAAACCAGAGGGATGTTGCCATCTCCAGGGTGGGACCAGAGGTTACTGGTGGCTCAAATCCAAACAATTCAAGAGCCCTCCTGCATTTTGGGacaccaggctgcagctcagagcacagaCTCCTTGGCTCTGTTAGCTGTGCTGCAGGTTAACCAGCATGAGCAGAGGGGTAGTTTGGTCCTGATCTCAGGTAGCTCTGATACCAGAAGGCAAGTGAGAGAAGAAGTAAAATCCAGTACCTTCTCCTTTTTCACCTTTGCTCCCTTTCAGTCCTGGGGAACCTGTTTCAAAttagaaaagcaaacatttgACAGTTGCTTGTGGAAAAATATCTGGTTATTATCTAGTTCTGAATACTTGTCTGAGTAAGAAATGTCCAGACTCCTCCCCTTGTAGAAAATGAACACCCTGAAGTGACCAAGGGTATGTAAAAGAAACATGGCAGGAAAAGTAGGATAACATACAGCAAAATATTCCCAATGTGCGACCCAAGAAAAGGGCCACTTTCAAAATCCCATATATTCATTCACTTATGGGAAATGCATACATTCCCACTGTTACCTGTAAAATGACTCCTCTGATAGGCTTTGGGATCTCCAGAAGCAGGCATGGTATCTTGCAGGAAGTACTACAGGAAAGTAGTTGCAGGAAGTACTTGCAGGAAGACCTCCATCCTGAGATTTGATCTCCAGGGAGAGCAGAAAGGTGCTCCCAACAGCCCTCCACATTTCTGTAGACCATCTTGGTCTTGAGGGTAGGGGTGTTTGAAAAAACCCATTGGGCTCTTTCCCCAAAGCTACCTCCAGAAGGCACTCACTGCTGTCTCCTTCTGGGGACCAGGAGATGACATGCACCCAGAGCATGGAGCCAGCTCAGTTACACTCCTTCCATCTTCCAGCTGCAAAGCTCCAGAGGAGGAGTGCATGGAGGAGCCCCACACAGAACctagtttattttatttctgaggatTCTGTGTGAACAATTAAAAGACAAAAGTATCGGGAGCACTGTTTGCTTCCCATGGGCTGTTGTAAcaactgtttggtttttttcttttttttttttttactacaaaTCTTATGTTTTTTTGAAACATTCTGTGACTGGAAGGGAGGAGGGTTAAGGATGGAGAGTAGCTGTAGTGTTGGCCCTTTTGAACAACTTTTGTGTCCTACAGTTAGCAAGGTGTAGTTAAATAGCCTCGCTGTTGTGTGTTTCCAATAGCTTCACTATTGCATGTTCCTGAGTGTTTACATGGGATTTatcccaggcacagggtgtcTCTGGTGTCTCTGAACAAAGCAAAGAGGAACATAGGAACCTGGGCTGCTCCAGTTTTCTGTGAAATCAGGGATTTGAGAAAATCTAATGCCTCTGTGTACTTGCATGTACACCTCCCAGGGTGTACAGCTGACACCCTGCACATTCCTTTGCTAGGAAGGCTGATCTGTCTGTTGAGTTCCTGCAAATCCGCTCTGAAGGCACACCCCAGAGCAGCTTATGTTGGTCTGTGATCTGCAGTCCCAAACCCAAatgtgctgccagctccacagACCCTGTGGCAAAGAGCCTTACCAGTATATCCAGTCTCTCCCTTGGCTCCTTTTAGTCCTGGTTCTCCTTTCAGGCCCTTGGGGCCATAATCCCCCTTGGCTCCTTTTTGACCAACTGGGCCTGGGGTGCCTGGGTGGAAAGCAAAAATCATTGCCTTAgtcccttcccagggaaaggacaTGGCAAACCTTTCACATTGATGCAGAACAGTGGAAAGTGGCACCTGAAGTTCTTTGTATCATCATCTCTGTATCAGAATAAATCATGCTGTAAGAGTTTACCTGCTGGGCCCTGGTCTCCCTTTGCTCCCTTTTGCCCTGGAGGTCCTAAGatcataaaaaacaaacaaacaaaaaaacatttatGAGACTGATGTTTATACATTTACAAAAGCTTATGCAAATTAGTATTTACAATTGATTTTAACTCGTGTAGTTTTGGTGTCTACACTGTAAGCATCTATTTCTGAATCAGGTGTTTTATTTCACATCATACTCAGCGCAGATCATGTCAATCAAGAAAATACAGGCAGTGGAGAAACATCTTCTCCTGAAGTTCATAAACTGCTTCTTCGTGCATTTTCAATTTATACAAAAATTCAGGCACCATCACCCCTCACACACATTACAGATGGCAGAACCAACACTCTGGTGAGCagtcagccccagcagcctggcagggcccCAGGAGTGCCATGGTATCCTGGGATGCATTGGGGGTCCAAGAAGAAAACTCAAGAGGTCTGCTCTTGGTGGTGCAGTTCCCTTTGTGGTGTCTGCATGATGTGTGTTTTTGACCCAAAACCTGCTTTATTCTCCTTTACCTGCTATTCCTTGTTCTCCCTGTGCACCTTTGAGTCCAGCAATGCCTTGTGCTCCTAAAATCAAAGAGAAATCAGTAAGGATGAACCCATCAAACAAGTGAGGCCAGAGTAGGAGGGCAGTGAGTTGTAGGTTTGAGCAGGGCTGTACCTGGGCTACCCTTGGGGCCCTGATCCCCCTTCTCCCCTTTCTGCCCAGGTCTGCCTTCAGGGCCAGGACTTCCAGGAGGTCCAAGTTGTCCAGTTGCACCTTGAGGTTGAGTGAAAGTAGCACAGAATGAAATGTCACACAACACAAGAAGGAGATCAAAAGACAGCTCAATCACCAGCCCTTGCACACTGAGCTGAGCCTGTGAAGGCAAAACAAACACTGGCTGTCTCCAAATTGCAATTTCTGGCAGTGCTAATCTTAGCAATGCAGTCAGGGGTGATCTGGAGTGAAGGGCTGCATGGAATCAGGTCCTGGCTGACTGCCAGCCTTGAAATGcacaatttcttcccaaaagagCAGCCAATTTCTGCCcttgtgtgtgcacaggtgtcAGGAAGGAGGCCATGGCCCTTCTTTCCCTCTCAGTCTCCTGCACAGTGAGTGGGGCCCACAAGAGACAGCCAAGGCTGCTGGATGAGTTTGGATGACATTGAAACATTGGCACGGTTTCTTCATCTAATCATCATCTTCTCTCACCCATGCTGGGATCTAGACCATCTGCAGCTTTCCTTGTCATGAAACACCACATTAAAGAGATCAGAATTATGCTTCCACAAGAAATGGCACCTTCTGCACAGCTTACCTGCCTCTCCTTTCGGCCCAGCAGGTCCAGGCTTCCCGGGGCTCCCTGCAATGACACCCTGGCatcagtgcagagcagcccctcagtgGGGCAGCCCTGCACCCTCTCCCACTGCGCCCTCTGTGCACTTACCCTGGTCACCTGGCATTCCTGGGAATCCAGGCTCACCCTTAGGACCCATGGGTCCTGGGAACCCGTGGTCTCCCTTCTCGCCCATGTCACCTTTCTGTCCTTGGGGACCTAtcaaacagcacagcacacacgtgtaaatgaaaaaaaaccccagatttgttgtctctgcagcctgtggagaacCTCTGTCTGgccacaccagcagcagggttTGGCCTCACACCTGCATTTGCCATTCAGTGATGTTGTCACCATAAAGCTGGAGGAGGATAGAGCTGGCCTGTCTGATCCACCTCTGGCTCTGTCAGCCTCCCTGGCCAGATGTTTGTCTGGCCTGCTGTTAAAGGCTTGCAGTGGTGCCATGACAACTCTCCAATCTATTCCCCAAACTATCCCTCCTACTGGAATGTTTTCTCCTCTAGTTAAATGTCCCTAACTGCATCTGAGTGCTTCCCTTCTGCTAGATACAGTGGAGATACAGAGCAGCACATTCCACTCCTGTTCTTCTAGAGAGTTCTGTCATCTCCCCTTAACATTGTCTTCTCTGAACGGGTGATCAGCATGCTCCAAAAGAGCTGAATTACTTGAAAGTGCCTCATTTGAAGACTTCTCCTTCATCTTTCTACTCTAGAATTATCCCAAAGTCCTTGCCTTTTGGTATTCCTCCTACAACCACCCTTCTCCTGAAGCATCTTGTGCTAATGAGAGCATTGGGGGCATTCAGGAGCTGATGGAAGATCTGAGGAAGCTCTTATCAACCTGTCCAGctgtcctccctgctctgcaccacaCACATCacctgctttcttttcctctcctgctttcaGCCCATGTGAGACCGCTGAGGAACAGCTATCCATAATTCATGCTACATGGGAGAAACACATTGCATAGCTCTGCTCCTTCAGGTGTACA
Coding sequences within:
- the MARCO gene encoding macrophage receptor MARCO produces the protein MRITDKYGEDRNSSDMNSFSISEKIGFASPAITTFQISEPRSQKKASTCCTRTALSIYLLLLTAGQGLLMYKVFKMQREILELQEQNASYTEEILQRYPASHLALSRSSTWKDFLMGREENWRRTLEEEITIIKSNNANLMMRMSNITLVAGPPGRKGDPGVPGLRGPPGTKGDRGTDGPQGEKGSKGAPGPAGPSGHPGMKGEKGEMGIAGPQGQKGDMGEKGDHGFPGPMGPKGEPGFPGMPGDQGSPGKPGPAGPKGEAGATGQLGPPGSPGPEGRPGQKGEKGDQGPKGSPGAQGIAGLKGAQGEQGIAGPPGQKGAKGDQGPAGTPGPVGQKGAKGDYGPKGLKGEPGLKGAKGETGYTGSPGLKGSKGEKGEAGPGNYVRIVGGGRRGRVEIFHGGSWGTICDDGWSTREAGVVCRMLGFSRAVSFFTAPAGTGQIWLDDVSCTGSEISITDCSKRSWGENNCSHNEDVGVECA